One Malus domestica chromosome 11, GDT2T_hap1 genomic region harbors:
- the LOC103439216 gene encoding tropinone reductase homolog At1g07440-like, with translation MNSRDKRWSLNGMTALVTGGTKGIGYAIVEELAGLGAIVHTCSRNEVDLNDCLSQWEKKGFQVTGSVCDVVSKTQREELINKVSSLFDGKLNILINNVGANRPKATLEYTAEDYSFMMSINLESAYHLCQLSHPLLKASGSANIVFLSSVAGVVSLEVGSIYSATKGAINQLAKNLACEWAKDKIRTNSVAPWFITTPLGEMFLGNKKKSAVINSRCPLGRPGEPEEVSSLVAFLCLPAASYITGQTITVDGGVTVNGLLFQET, from the exons atgaacAGCAGAGACAAAAGATGGTCTCTTAACGGAATGACGGCTCTTGTCACTGGTGGAACCAAAGGAATTGG GTATGCAATAGTGGAAGAATTGGCAGGGCTAGGTGCAATTGTGCATACTTGTTCGCGAAATGAAGTTGACCTTAATGACTGCCTGAGTCAGTGGGAGAAGAAGGGTTTTCAAGTCACTGGCTCAGTCTGCGATGTGGTGTCAAAGACCCAAAGAGAGGAGCTTATAAACAAGGTCTCATCACTCTTTGATggcaaacttaacatcctt ATAAACAATGTGGGGGCTAACAGACCAAAAGCAACACTAGAGTACACCGCTGAAGATTACTCATTCATGATGAGCATCAATCTTGAATCCGCTTACCATTTGTGCCAACTTTCACATCCTCTTCTCAAAGCTTCTGGATCTGCTAACATCGTTTTTTTATCCTCTGTTGCTGGTGTGGTCTCACTAGAGGTTGGATCTATATATTCTGCAACTAAAG GTGCAATAAATCAATTAGCAAAAAACTTGgcatgtgagtgggcaaaagaTAAAATAAGGACCAACAGTGTTGCACCTTGGTTTATCACCACTCCCCTTGGTGAAATG TTTCtcggaaataaaaagaaatcgGCGGTGATAAATTCTCGGTGCCCTTTAGGACGTCCAGGAGAGCCAGAAGAAGTGTCTTCCTTGGTAGCATTTCTATGCCTACCTGCAGCCTCTTACATTACTGGGCAAACTATTACCGTCGACGGCGGGGTGACTGTCAATGGCTTGCTCTTCCAAGAAACATGA
- the LOC103449565 gene encoding callose synthase 10-like isoform X1: MSELEKGAVKAVQDLYDVVHHDILSMDLRKNYETWELLSNARTEGRVFAKLKWPKDRVVIKDMQGAQVKNCIHCVDALLNERPKRKDRFNLKQRKYQTQLLLQRLQPEMYKIPQAFLKPYLWLQNRIIRRNRDPQGHWWTTNCLVGFIRHIASLAYHCHEPHDQVDHDCQEAHD; this comes from the exons ATGTCCGAATTGGAGAAAGGTGCAGTTAAGGCTGTTCAAGATCTTTATGACGTTGTGCACCATGACATCCTTTCTATGGACCTGAG GAAAAACTACGAGACATGGGAATTGTTGTCAAATGCAAGGACAGAAGGTCGTGTATTTGCAAAGTTGAAGTGGCCCAAGGACCGAGTTG TTATCAAGGATATGCAGGGAGCGCAAGTGAAAAATTGTATTCACTGTGTTGATGCATTATTGAACGAGAGACCCAAAAGGAAGGACAGATTCAATCTCAAA CAAAGGAAATATCAGACACAACTCTTACTCCAAAGGCTCCAACCAGAAATGTATAAGATTCCCCAAGCATTTCTGAAACCATATTTATGGCTGCAAAACAGA ATAATACGGCGTAATCGGGATCCTCAAGGCCATTGGTGGACTACAAATTGTTTGGTCGGTTTCATTAGGCATATTGCTTCCCTTGCCTATCATTGTCACGAGCCCCATGATCAGGTTGATCATGATTGTCAGGAGGCCCATGATTAG
- the LOC103449565 gene encoding uncharacterized protein isoform X2, with the protein MSELEKGAVKAVQDLYDVVHHDILSMDLRKNYETWELLSNARTEGRVFAKLKWPKDRVVMLQQRKYQTQLLLQRLQPEMYKIPQAFLKPYLWLQNRIIRRNRDPQGHWWTTNCLVGFIRHIASLAYHCHEPHDQVDHDCQEAHD; encoded by the exons ATGTCCGAATTGGAGAAAGGTGCAGTTAAGGCTGTTCAAGATCTTTATGACGTTGTGCACCATGACATCCTTTCTATGGACCTGAG GAAAAACTACGAGACATGGGAATTGTTGTCAAATGCAAGGACAGAAGGTCGTGTATTTGCAAAGTTGAAGTGGCCCAAGGACCGAGTTG tgATGTTGCAGCAAAGGAAATATCAGACACAACTCTTACTCCAAAGGCTCCAACCAGAAATGTATAAGATTCCCCAAGCATTTCTGAAACCATATTTATGGCTGCAAAACAGA ATAATACGGCGTAATCGGGATCCTCAAGGCCATTGGTGGACTACAAATTGTTTGGTCGGTTTCATTAGGCATATTGCTTCCCTTGCCTATCATTGTCACGAGCCCCATGATCAGGTTGATCATGATTGTCAGGAGGCCCATGATTAG
- the LOC103416057 gene encoding mitogen-activated protein kinase homolog NTF6-like, giving the protein MEGSQKEGIPLYGGKYLQYNILGNLFEVSAKYAPPIHPVGRGAYGIVCCATNSETKEEVAVKKIGNAFDYRIDAKKTLREIELLCHMDHDNVIKIKDIIRPADREKFNDIYIVYELMDTDLNQIINSSQALIDDHCQYFLYQLLRGLKYIHSANVLHRDLKPSNLLLSANCDLKICDFGLARTTSETDFMTEYVVTRWYRAPELLLNCSEYTGAIDIWSLGCIVMEILRREPLFPGKNYVQQSSLINGLLGSPDESDLGLLKK; this is encoded by the coding sequence atGGAGGGTTCGCAAAAAGAAGGGATTCCTCTGTATGGAGGCAAGTATTTACAGTACAACATTCTGGGTAATCTCTTTGAAGTCTCCGCCAAGTATGCTCCTCCTATTCACCCAGTCGGTCGCGGTGCTTATGGCATCGTTTGCTGTGCAACAAACTCTGAGACAAAGGAAGAAGTTGCAGTCAAGAAGATTGGGAATGCATTTGACTATAGGATTGATGCGAAGAAGACGCTTCGAGAGATAGAACTCCTTTGCCATATGGATCATGACAATGTTATCAAAATTAAGGACATCATAAGGCCGGCAGATAGGGAAAAGTTCAATGATATTTACATTGTGTATGAATTGATGGACACTGACTTGAATCAGATAATAAACTCCAGCCAGGCTTTGATAGATGATCACTGTCAATATTTCCTGTATCAATTACTGCGAGGATTGAAGTACATACACTCTGCAAATGTTTTGCACCGCGATCTGAAACCAAGCAACCTGCTTCTCAGTGCAAATTGTGACCTTAAGATTTGTGACTTTGGGCTTGCAAGAACTACATCAGAGACAGATTTCATGACAGAATATGTTGTAACTCGTTGGTATCGAGCCCCTGAGTTACTACTCAACTGTTCAGAATACACCGGAGCAATTGATATTTGGTCATTAGGGTGCATCGTCATGGAGATTCTTAGGAGGGAACCACTGTTTCCCGGTAAAAACTATGTTCAGCAGTCGAGTCTTATAAATGGGCTCCTAGGTTCACCAGATGAATCAGATCTTGGTCTTTTAAAGAAGTGA